A region of the bacterium genome:
CGGCCTGCGCCGCCTCGACCTCGGCCGCGGCCGCCGGTTCGTGCAGCTTGGCCAGGTCGCCGAGTTCGCGGCGCAGGACGTAGGCCCAGGCCGCCAGGTAGTTCCAGCGCGCGCCGCCGGAGGTCTTCGGGTTCGGGGTCACGATCGCGACGCCCGGCTTCAGCAGGTCATCCCAGTCGCGGATCTGCTTCGGGTTGCCCTTGCGCACCAGGAAGACGATCGTCGAGGTGTAGGGCGACGAATTGTGCGGCAGGCGCTGCTGCCAGTCCGCCGGCAGGTAGCTCGTGTGCTTCGCGATGGCGTCGATGTCGTAAGCCAGGGCGAGGGTGACGACATCGGCCTGCAGGCCGTCGATCACGGCGCGGGCCTGCTTCCCGGCCCCGCCGTGGGACTGGTGCACGGTCACGGCCTGCCCCGTCTTCGCCAGCCAGTGGGCGGCGAAGGCTTCGTTGACGTCGCGGTAGAGCTCGCGCGTGGGGTCGTAGGACACGTTCAGCAGTTCGACCGGCTTGGGCGCCCCGCGGGCCGCGCCCGACAACAGGACCGCGACGACGGCCAGGACGAGGACGGCGGTGATGCCCAGGACGCGGATTTTCATGGCTTGCCCTCCGGTGCGGACCCCGACGAGATTCTAGCCCG
Encoded here:
- a CDS encoding sulfate ABC transporter substrate-binding protein, which produces MKIRVLGITAVLVLAVVAVLLSGAARGAPKPVELLNVSYDPTRELYRDVNEAFAAHWLAKTGQAVTVHQSHGGAGKQARAVIDGLQADVVTLALAYDIDAIAKHTSYLPADWQQRLPHNSSPYTSTIVFLVRKGNPKQIRDWDDLLKPGVAIVTPNPKTSGGARWNYLAAWAYVLRRELGDLAKLHEPAAAAEVEAAQAAARSFVSELFERVPVLDSGARGSTNTFARNGIGDVLLAWENEAFLAVAELGAGEFEVVVPSVSILAEPPVTVVDHWAREHGTLEVAQAYLEFLYSPQGQRLAARHYYRPVSPEHADAADMARFPALDLITIDVFGGWQQAQRVHFDDGGVFDQITAGSQ